The nucleotide sequence tttaatggtgaccgaggacttccgaaccatgagtacttccgtGCGTGAGCCATTCTGTTAtgggtgttagttttcataccgtcagagttgctgatgacttcagtagacgccttgatgtcgtagatcgagtctccttcttggtaaggtagaatagctgttgtgttgtgccgactagttgggttccgctatcttcaggaacggaaccctggccagtggatgattcgtgcgatgttatcgttagcactagaccctcctgagctcctgtcagcgTTATCCCagcattggattgaaagaccttCGAACGGTCCCTGTAGGATTTGTCGTGTTGTCGAGCCCAagtggaaaagaactcgactctttgaaagaactctgagggtaatccgagttgttttgggttgtgctctggaatcctgccaaaaaagaactcggtttcttctTGAAGCACTCGAATAAGACTTTCATCTCGGAcacggagcttgaattcgagtcagatgcgcgtagccgtgaaatcttatTTGAATCGATAttgtgagctgcgcgaatcttctggtgagctgatccgtcgtagttgccgaaataggaaattcttcatgatgattccggatctttgaggagatggctttgaagcctgCTGTAGTTGTCCGcccgcagatccatgagccgaagatgaaagttgatcccgtcgggaagatcatgttatcgaggtccattgagctctcggatgcaaagtcgccgaagtcccctacctggcgcgccagctgtcgatgtttcacccaccgatagcctgccacgggggtaacccggggcagtatgttcggcgggcttcggcgtatgctgaactcgatggttaacgcaagagacagtcgatttatcctggttcaggccctcgatcgtagatcgagtaataaccttacgtccagtcgatgttcgcctttgcgttggattgattgtgatatgttctgttgtacaattgtcgtccttctgccctcctttatatagtcaggaggccagggtcctagtcggtttacaatgagatttcctagtaggattacttaatagttctactagtGAGTTTCCGTGACATGATAGTTATTCTGTTGTCTACGACGTGCAGGGGCGAGGTGGCATTCTGCAGCCAGGAGTGCCGGGAGAAGCAGATCGAGTACGACGAGCGCATGATCAAGGAGGCCCCGTCCGTGTCCGGCGCGAGCGGCTGCGACCAGTCTGGCAACGGCGGGGAGACCGTGGCCGCCGCCTAGTCCGCGTGTATGTTGTTGCGCCTTGAGCAGCAGGAGGAGCGACGCCTGATCGATCGATCGGCACGTAGTTTCCGCCATGCTAGAGCGTTCTGTGCATAGTACAGCTTTAGCTCTAGATTCCGGCAGTGATGAATGCGTCAGTGATTTATTAGTAGGTGATTGATGCATGTAACTCTGGAAATATGACGTTCTCCTTGTTGAAACAAAAggggaaaaaaagagagagacccGGTTGCAACGACAGATCCCTCGCCACCCTTTCTCGCATCGCATATTGCCTGGTTTCCCTCACAATTGTGCTGTCAAGCGGACCAGGCTGCGTGTGCTTGTGCTGTAGAATTTGACAATCTGCTCCCCAGCTGAGGAGAGCACACTCTCACCCATCAGGACTCAGCTGCAGGACAGACAGAAAAGCAGTCTGGTCGGGTAGTGTTGTGTGGTGTGGCGCGCAACACAAGAGGACAAGTGCGTGGTGTCATCGTGCGCGGCACTGCACATTCTAGACGGTGTGGTCCTGGCTGGTGGCTGCATGGTCTAGAACCACGTGAGACGCCCGTGATCTGATCAGTCTCGATGCAACCAACCAGAGCAGGACAACCACCGCTGCGCTGCAACAGCGGCAGGTCTGCTGACACAACGACGGTGGCCGCTTCACGAACACGAGCTTTTGACCGGCCATGACCGAGGATGAGGAGAACCCCACCTCCTCGTCTGTGGTCGTCACTCTACACATGTGCGCGCCTACTGTAGTACCTACTAGTACGCACGTCGTGACCCATCTATGGACGTGCTGCTTTCCACGGCGTCAAAAGCACGGCACTGTTTACTTTAGGGCTGTCATGAACAGAGGTTGGATTAATATTTTTTTCTAGGTCAAttatttaaataaaaaaaatcaatagCCTAGGCTTAAAGTAATACCTCCTAGTAGAAAGTAAAGCAAGAACCGTAACAGTGCTAAAAAGTTACAGCAGTTTTGTGTTAAAAAAAACCCACTGATGGCACCGCCTTGGATGCACAAAAATGAGCATGTCTCTCCGTTGCGatatttctgttctttttcctgCTTATTATTGGAGACTATGATCTGTTCTTTCTCAATTGATACTGCTACCATTGCAATATTTCTGCGTACGTACGTTGCCTTATTGGTGTTAAGCTTGCGTCACATTATCTTTTTTAGACCTGAAAAGCAACGAAACATAGATacacttagggcctgtttagttccacttcaaaataccaaatttttcaagattctccgtcacatccaatctttggacgcatgcatgaagcattaaatataaataaaaaaaataaaactaattacacagtttagacgaaatccacgagacaaatcttttaagcttaattagactatgattggatactatttgtcaaataacaacgaaaatgctacagtattcttttgccaaaaatttcggcATCCAAAATGGTGCCTTATTACTTTGCCTTATTGGTTGCTTTCGCCTGTCTCTCAGAGTCAAGTGTCCAGCTGTGTACTTCATCGCCTCCTGCCGTGGATGGGGAAACCGTCCCATTCTTTAATCCTCTCTTCTAGATCCTTTCCTTCTATCGCCTACGCAATGGGACATTAGAGAAATGCCATGAACATGCGCCTGTCGCGGCACTAATACGACATTCACAACGAGTTTAAGATACATATAAAAATCATGGTTGCTGTATGCTGGTTGGTTTGGCAGCCGGGACAGGGACTCCCTGCCAGTTTTTACAAGGAGCAATGTAACACGAAAGGCGGCTATCATAGATGATGATGCAGGCTTCCAGTTGGGAAAGCATGGGAGAGAAGGAACTCTGAATTTTCACTTCTATGGTTTCGAAGTTAAAAAAATGATTGTACCTAAGAGCTGAAAGCGGTAACAAAAAAATAATTGAAGATTTCCCATCAGCTATTATCTTAACCAGGTCCCATGTTGTATTTTTGGTTGGCATTAGGCAAGTGGCTCACTTTTGTATTGCGTTGTGTCGTTATATACCACCAAAACGTGAGGAAAAGAAGGGTTCGGGTGGCCGCAGCTGACGACACAAATCATGGGAGGCCCTTCAGAGTCCCCGGACCAGTGTCAGTTGTTGTGGATTGTTTTAATTTGTTTGTTTATTCTCTATTTCTCTCTGAAAGGTCGTCACCGGTGTGGATTATTCTTCACTCAGTTAACATGTTCTGTAGTTTCATTGAGCGACAGATTCCCCCATTGGTTCCGTATTTTGGACGGTCATCCGTCTCAGCCTGTTCGCttctcgtaaatgatcgtaaatttccagtcaagaacagtgtttttctctcacaccaaaccagccagcagtaaataatctacgataCGGTACGGCCTCCCAAACAGACTGTTTGTCGATCTATCTTTCTAGACCTAGACAAATGGGCCGGGATAAATACTTCCTTCATCTTTTTTTACGTATTAACTTTGTCCTATATCAAACATTTTTAACTTTAACTACTGATTTCAAAAGATTTTTACTCTCTCGGTTATAATTATAAGACATTCTAAATTAACGTCTTATAATTCGAAACGATGAGATGAGAGTACATCATAACagcgtactccctccgtcccaaaataaaagaCGTTTTGAGTTTTCATACcataagtttgactcgatttgtaaaaaatacgtgcaatatttacatcttcaaataaatttgttaaaaaactagataaaaagatcttttcaatgatactaattacttagcataaatatttatatattttaatatataatTGCCGGTAGTCGTTTCTCGGGAAACGAAAacgtcacttattttgggacggagggagtatgataTTACCGTAAACAGATTCAAGTTTATTCGGAGCCCTTCCTGTGAAACCAAATGGAACACCGATTaagattcccccccccccccccccccccccccccccccccggtaaAAAAAGCTATGGTCTGATGATCTGACCTTCCTTTCTTCTGATAAGCGATAAGCCTTGCTTCGAAGAGCAGCCAAACGGCCCCAAATGCACTGCACTTGTACTGTACGCAAAGGTGTCTGTCCAGTCAGTCCTTTAGTTTATctcctaaagtttactccctatctcatctaatatttgaataaatacatataatattaaatatagactaaaaaataattaattatacagtttacgactaatttgcgaaatgaatcttttaagcctaattagttcatgatttaacaACTTGGtgttacagtaacacatgtgttaatgatggattaattatgcttaataaattcatctagtGGTGatgaattctataatttattttttattagtatctaaacacaaCATACAACACCCAATACAACACCTTAAACTTTACGTCCTGAGTTTAAACAATCCCTCGAGCTTAAACAATCCCTCGAGCTAGCATGTCTTTGTCCGAATCTAGCACCTCGGTGTGGATGCAAACAAACGTTTCGATCACCTGTTGCACGAGCAGTCTTTCCGCTCTCCTGCTGCCTGCCAGGCGTCGCGCCTGCCGTCCTCACTGGCGTGGACGCGTGCCGAGACGCGGCCCGCCGGCGAACCGCGCACCACGTTGGCGAAGCCACGCCGGGCGGCATGGGcatgtggcgtggcgtggcgtggcgtcccACTTGGCGCGCTGCCACGTCCTGCGCTCTTGAATGCATCCCCATCCCCCGCCCGGCGGCGGTAAATGTTGGGTTCCGGGCTGCATGTGTCGTATGCGCCGTCCTGCTCCGATGGGCCGAGATCTAGCGCTCGGAGCAAGGAAATCCGTATCTTATGCCGTTCTGCCCCAAAACTCGCGGCCTGGCCCGGCAAAACGCCAAAACCCCCGGCCCGCAGTAGCCGGCTCAAACATCCAGAGCCCACCATGCTTGCCTCCGCGCGACGAATTTCGGGGGCGTCGGTATAACTACCCGAGCCTGCGCGCCTTGCAGCCACAGCTTGGGGATAATCCAAATCCACGCCACCAGCAGCCATGGCACCACCCATCTCCTCCCTGTCGTCTCTCGTGGCGTCCAGCCAAATCCCGACGCCGCTGCTCCCGAAGCCCAGCAGCAGAGCGCTCGCCGTCGCGCCCTGTAGCTCCGCGTCCACTTCGTCGACTCCTCCTCTCCACGCCGCCGCGCCTGATCAGGTGTCGGCGTCGGCGGGCAGGAGGGGGCTGCTGGCGCTGGGCGCGGGGTTCCTGGCCTCGGCCGCGCTGCTGATCCCGGCGGGGGACGCCGGCGCCACGCGCGTCGAGTACTACGCGACGGTCGGGGACAAGCTGTGTGACCTGAGCCTCGTCAAGTCCGGCCTCGCGTACTGCGACGTCGAGGTTGGCACCGGTGTCCAGCCCCCGCGCGGCGAGCTCATCAATGTCAGTACCGACAGAACCGTTTCTTGCATGCCCTGCGATTTCCTTTGATTCAACTTGCTCTGTACAGTGGTCAATTTCCCTTCTACTATATACGAGTAATATATGCCATCCTGTTCTGGATTGTGTGTTGCTTCGGATCATAATTCGTTCTCTCTTGACGGTCGTCAGGTGCACTACACTGCAAGATTTCCTGACGGCACACTGTTCGACAGCAGCTACAAGCGCGGCAGGCCACTGACAATGCGCATAGGCGCAGGCAAGGTGTGCAGCATGTGTTGCTCACTTGAAACGACGTTCATTTTTTCCATGCCACTAGATGACCGTTTGTTTCTTTCGCGTTTTCCGTGTGCAGATCCTCCGAGGGCTTGAACAGGGGATtagtggcggtggtggtgtgCCACCCATGCTTGTTGGTATATGCAGAACTCAGCAGTTAGCTGTGCATTAGAGGCTTTTTGCTTTGGCATGTTGTTTCATGACTCCGTTGCAAACCTGCTTCAGGTGGAAAGCGCAAGCTGATGTTACCTGCGTCACTGGCGTACGGGCCTGAACCAGCAGGCTGCTTCTCAGGTCAATTTCTCACCCTTTCTTGGAAAATAATAACAGTAAAAGTTTCTGTAGCAATAGCAATTGGCTGCACCATAGATAAGCATTTTCAGAATTGCTCTGACTCTAGCATTGTCAGCAAACTCAACACGTGTTCAGAACTTCAGAGTTCAGACCCTCTAGTCTTTTGACAGGAGACTGCAACATCCCCGGAAACGCCACACTTCTATATGACCTTTACCTCGTTGGGATTTACAAGTGAGCGCTCGATGGCAAGGAATATTCAGGACCTAGAACAAATAAGGTCTGGTATAGTGCAGTGCACAGCATTCTCAACTCACCTGATGATTTTCTGTGAATCACGTTGGCAAATTGACACTCTTCTTTTCAGAGTAAACGATCATTCTCTTTTCCATGATTGTTAATCACGTTAGGAAATTTTACTTTGGCAGATTCTTTTTCCCTGGAACACGTGGAGAGTTTCAGGGGCAAGTTTATCCGGCAGATGAAGGTGTTTCTGCCATGATTGGTGGTGAAAGCACCTGCAGCGCCACCTGTAGAAGCTTGTGCATAGGACTACTGTTCACTTTCCATACTCGATTGGCAGTGCTCCAGACCTATTTCTGTAGACCAGAAAGCTACCTGGATTGCAGAAAAAATGGTACGCGGGCGACTTGCATTGAATAAAAGAATGATATAAACCATCCTTGTGACATAATAATGCCATCGTGGAACAAACATATTGTTCATTATATCAGTTTGGTACAGCCAAAGCGACCGCCAAGTGCTATACAGTTTTGCACAGCCGATATGGACTTGTGAATTATTTGTGTCAGTCAGCATGACTGGCAAATGGCGTCAAATCCTTCAGCGTTCAATCATGCCGACTAATCCCCCGTATGGTTTCACATGGTTGGTGAACACACTCACGTTTAGAATATGCAGAGCAGCAGAGGTCTCTTGCTCGTGTCTGACACACGTGCAGCAGTCTTGACTGTCGCCTGACCTAGAAATTCTCCATGCTCATGGAGCAAATTCTCGTCTCCCATTGTTAAGCCATCAGAAAACGGAATATACGTCGTCAAGAGAATATCCTTTGAGCGAACTAACAACCCGGGCATCAACGCGTGAGCACGACCGGTTCAGACGGTGCCCACCTGCTTGCCTGAATTGGGGAGGTTGGTGAAGCAACAAAGGCGAAGCTAACCACTGGCACCATTTCCATGGTTGTCAAATGTCAACCTGATAATTCCAGAAGTATCTCGTCAGTTTAAAACGACCGCTCTTTCGTCAAACCAACCCTCAATAGTAGCCAGCCTTTCGCATGCTCAGGTCTTCAGGCGTGGAATTCTTCAATAACTCGTGCGGTGAAGACGTAAATTCGCAGAAGCGAAAGCGTAAAATAGGACCAAGCCGCATTAGCCATTGTACCACCACATCGGTATCGGAGAACTATTTTGCTTGTGAGAGAGTATCACTGGGATGGTAGGGCTTGGGTTATACTTTACTAAAAATTTTCAGTGATTTTGACCTCACCTCTTTTCAGAGTGAGCAGAGTGAGAGAGCCGGGCTATGTCATTGGCGATTCTTGGGAGCGCCAAGAGCTAGCTGTTTCGTCCAGCTAAGAAACGCTTTCTCGACAATGGAAGGGCAGAGAGGTTGAACAAGAACAACAGTGGGTGCGCCTATTGCTAGCTGCAGAGCAGCAAAGAACAGATTAACAGAAGCTGTTGTCGCTCATGACTCATGAGAAGTCAGCTGCAGCAGCGCATGGTTTCAGCAACCTACCGATTGTTATACTCGCTAAACACCTCCACAGAAATTCGACTAAAACAAATCCTGGGCAACGTAGGAGTAGCTAATAAGTCGCATAGTAAACAAGGAGCGGGAAAACCAAACACCCAAATTGCATACGAAGATGGGTTGAAATTGAACACACCCAGCTCTAAATTATTCACAAAGCTGACGGTAACAATCACATGATATGTATTTGTATACAAACATACAAATAGGCCAGCACATAAAGTCCGACAGATGTTCAAAGATTACAAGGAACACTAAGAACACAATCTATTTATTTTTAGTTTTGTCTAAAGACAAACTTTATTATCTTattaaaaaatatagaaaaaatatactaacatttaaaaaaggggcgtacccagtgcagagagctcccgctctgtacggggtctggggaagggtgttaggcctcgttcggctggtctgaaatttagcttgttcggcttcttttttcagccagaacagtgtttttctttcacaacaattcagccagaacaatgttttcagtcaatttcagccaagtttcagaccagtgaACAGGACCTtagtggcaagtcttaccctcgcatgtgcaatgcgaggagaccaccactcgaacccgggacctaaCATTTAATGCGTCAAATTAGTTTAATTAAATCCACCATAAAATACGTATACTGTATTTATTTTGTGCATACCATAGGTACATGTTTCTATAATTTACTAATTTAGTTAAAATTAGAAAAACTATACTTTAAACAAACTAAAACAGAAAATACTCAGATAAGGCGCATTTGCGTCAGTCGCCGTCTCCCCATgcccgtctctctctctcctctctctctctctctctctctctctctctctctctccggcgtGCTCCACCCCGGCTACCTGTGCCCACGCCCTAACTCTGGCGAGCTCCACCCCGGCGGCCGCGCCTACACCCCGCCCCACCCCCTTCTTCCCCAAGTCCAACGGGCTTAGAAGAAGGGGCTCagggggaggggggagggaggCAGGCCGCCCAATAGTGAGGATGGCGGCCATACGGTTAGGGGgcccggcggcggtggaggcggccaGACCATGTCGAGGCAGGGGAGCTCCATGGCCGGAGCGGGAAGCAGGTGGCCGATGCAGaaggagggggaggggaagaggGGTGCCGCGGGCGCGCTAGGGTTGCGCCGGAGCCCCGCAGCGCGCCACGGCGGgggtgaggacgaggaagagggaGGGGTCGAGACGGCCGATGACAAGGTATCCAAAGCCGATGGTAGCAGGGGAGGAGGCAAGGGTGGGAGAGGAGGGCTGCCGTCGACGAAGAAGGAAGTGGGAGAGCGGGCGCGCGACGGCCACGACTGAAGGAGAAGGTGACTTACGCTTAATCAAAATGTCAGTCATCTATCCCTAAGACACCCAAACTAAAATGGCATGCGTTTTACTATGGAGGCAGCAGGAAACTCTCGTGACTCCTACATGTTCAAAGTtgaaattagttatttttttcctCTAAATTTCCTGAAAATTTCAGAGTCCCGGTTTCATGAAACGAGGACAGGCACCCTCTTTGTTCCACGGCACCAACCCATGCGCACGCAATGTACCAACCAAACCAACAAGTCAACAACACCCATCGCTCTCCCGGTCGCGGTCGCCGCGGCCGTTTATAAAACCGACCCAGCCGCGCCGCACCAGAAGTCGGGAGCACGACCCACACGAACCAGCAAACAACGAGCCCTTTTCGCCCCTTGCCCCTCGGTTTCGTCGCCGCTCCCCGGTGATCTCCACGACCGCGACCCGTCGCCGCCGGTGCCGCCGCCGCAGATCTCGCCGAGGACACAGGGATCGGTTCCGCCGCCCGGGCAACTGGACCTAGAAAAACGAGGCTCTCCGCTCCCTGTCGAGTTCCCGAGGCGCTACTCTACCAGGGTTCGGCATCCTTGGTTCCCCACGTATGTGATCTTCGTGC is from Miscanthus floridulus cultivar M001 chromosome 7, ASM1932011v1, whole genome shotgun sequence and encodes:
- the LOC136467758 gene encoding photosynthetic NDH subunit of lumenal location 4, chloroplastic-like isoform X1; translation: MAPPISSLSSLVASSQIPTPLLPKPSSRALAVAPCSSASTSSTPPLHAAAPDQVSASAGRRGLLALGAGFLASAALLIPAGDAGATRVEYYATVGDKLCDLSLVKSGLAYCDVEVGTGVQPPRGELINVHYTARFPDGTLFDSSYKRGRPLTMRIGAGKILRGLEQGISGGGGVPPMLVGGKRKLMLPASLAYGPEPAGCFSGDCNIPGNATLLYDLYLVGIYK
- the LOC136467758 gene encoding photosynthetic NDH subunit of lumenal location 4, chloroplastic-like isoform X2, whose translation is MAPPISSLSSLVASSQIPTPLLPKPSSRALAVAPCSSASTSSTPPLHAAAPDQVSASAGRRGLLALGAGFLASAALLIPAGDAGATRVEYYATVGDKLCDLSLVKSGLAYCDVEVGTGVQPPRGELINVHYTARFPDGTLFDSSYKRGRPLTMRIGAGKILRGLEQGISGGGGVPPMLVGGKRKLMLPASLAYGPEPAGCFSELQSSDPLVF